Genomic segment of Streptomyces sp. NBC_01210:
CGACTGATCGCGCAGACCGACCGCTGGACGCATCTGGGGCTGTCCGCGGCCGAGGCGGCCATCGCCGACGCGGAGGTGAACCCGGCCGAACTGCCCGAGTACGAACTGGCCGTGGTGACCTCCAGCTCATCCGGCGGCACCGAGTTCGGCCAGCACGAGATGGAGAACCTCTACCAGCACAACCCCGAGTGGGTCGGCGCCTACCAGTCGATCGCCTGGTTCTACGCCGCCACCACCGGCCAGGTCTCCATCCGGCACGGGCTGCGCGGCCCCTGCGGAGTGATCTGCTGCGAGCAGGCCGGCGGTCTTGACGCCATCGGCCAGGCCCGACGGCTGATCCGCACCGGCTCCCGCCTCGTCGTCACCGGCGGGACGGATGCCTCCCTGTGCCCGTACGGACTCACCGCGCAGCTGTCCACGGGCAATCTCTCCACCGTTCAGGACCCCGCCCGCGCCTATCTGCCCTTCGACACTGAGGCATCCGGCTATCTGCCCGGCGAGGGCGGCGCGATGCTCATCGTCGAGAGCGCAGAAGCCGCCGAGGCCCGCGGCGCGCAGAAGATCTACGGCAGGGTGCTCGGCTACGCGGCCGGCTTCGACCCGCCGCCCGGCTCCGAGCGCCCGCCGTCGCTGCGCCGCACCATCGCCGCCGCGCTCGCGGACGCACAGCTCGAACCCGGCGCCGTGGACGTGGTGTTCGCCGACGCGGTCGGCGTGCCCGCGGAAGATCTGGCCGAGGCCGAGGCGCTCGCCGAGATCTTCGGCGGGCGTGGCGTCCCCGTCACCGCGCCCAAGACACTGACCGGCCGGCTGTACGGCGGGGGCGCGCCCCTCGACGTCGCCACCGCGCTGCTGTCGCTGCGCGACCAGGTGATCCCGCACACCGTGGGACCCACCGCGGTCGCCCCCGGACACGAGATCGACCTGGTGCTCGGCGAACCGCGCCACCAGGAACTGCGCACCGTGCTCGTGGTCGCCCGCGGGCACGGCGGCTTCAACGCCGCGCTCGTCCTCGGGCGGGCCGACTGACCACCGCGCCACACCGACTACCGGCAGGAGGCCGCCATGGCGGGACACACCGACAACAGCATCGTGATCGACGCGCCGATGGGCCTGGTCTGGGACTTGACCAATGACCTGAAGTCCTGGCCGCAGCTCTTCAGCGAGTACGCGTCCGTCGAGGTGCTCGAGGAGGAGGGCAAGGAGATCACCTTCCGGCTGACCATGCACCCGGACGAGGACGGCAATGTCTGGAGCTGGGTCTCCAAGCGCATCCCCGACCCCGAGACCAGGACCGTCCAGGCCTTCCGGGTCGAGACCGGCCCCTTCGAATTCATGCGCCTGTACTGGGAGTACACCCAGGAGGACGCCGGCGTACGCATGCGCTGGGTGCAGGACTTCCATATGAAGCCCGAGGCCCCGGCCAGCGACGCCGGTATGACCGAGCACCTCAACCGCAACACCGGTGTCCAGATGAACCTGATCAAGCAGAAGGTCGAGGCCGAGGCCGCCCGCCGGACCACGGCGGGCTAGGAGGAATCAGGTGATCGCCCTTCTGGTCCCGCTGGTCGTCCTGGTCAACGGGCTGGCCGCCGGAGTGCTCCTCGGCACCCAGCTCGGCGGCTGGCCGCTGCTCGCCGCACTGCCCGCCGACCGCTATGTGCACGCGCACTCCTTCTTCGCCACCCGTTACGACCCGGCGATGCCGCTGTGCCTGCTCGGGACACTGATCGGCGATGTCGTACTGGCGTTGATCGCCCCGGGCCAGGCGGTCCGCGCCCTGTTCATCACCGGCGCCGTGCTCGCGGCCGCCACCGTCACCATCTCGCTCACCAAGAACGTCCCGGTCAACAAGTGGGTACAGACGCTCGATCCGGACAATCTGCCGGACGACTTCGAGGCCAATGACCCGCGCTGGAACTGGGGCGCCTGGAACCAGCGGCGCAGCGTGCTCACCGTGCTTGCGCTGCTCGCCAACTGCTGTGCCCTCGCACTGTTGCTCTGAACTCTTCCGGAGGAGAACCATGGATCTCGGCCTTGCGGGCAAGAAAGCCCTGGTCACCGGCGGCACCCGAGGAGTCGGCCGGGGCATCGTACGGGCGCTGGCCCAGGCCGGCGTCGATGTCCTGACCTGCTACCAGAACTCCAGCGACGCCGTCACATCGCTCGAGAAAGAACTCAAGGAGACGGGCGGCGACCACCATGTCGTCAAGGCTGACGTCGCCGATCCGGCCGATGTCACCGCGCTGCTGGCGCAGGCCAAGGCGCACTACGGGCGCCTCGACCTCGTGGTCAACAACGCGGGCGCCATCAGCCACATCCCGTACGCGGAGCTGCCGTTCGACGAGTGGCGGCGGATCATCGACACCAACATCACCGGATCCCATCTGGTGATCCAGAACGCCCTGCCGCTGCTGCGCAGGGGCTCCTCGGTGGTCACCATCGGCTCCAAGGCCGTCGAGGCCGGCATTCCGCTGCGCTCCCACTACACCACCACCAAGGCGGCCATCGTCGGTCTGAACCGGTCCCTGGCCAAGGAGTTCGGCTCCAAGGGCATCCGCTTCAACGTCGTCGCACTCGGCGTCATCGAGACCGAGAACCTGCACAAGATGCCGGCGGAGCAGCAGAAGCTGATGATCGAGCGGTACAGCGCCAAGACGGCGCTGGGCAGGCTCGGCACCCCCGAGGAGGTGGCGGGCGCGATCCTCTGGCTTGCCAGCGATCTGTCCCGGTACGTCACCGGGGCCACCATAGGCGTCGACGGGGGGATCTCCTGATGACCAACGGCAACAGCAACGGCAACAGCAACGGCAACAGCAACCGCAACAGCTCAGGTAACGAAGGCGCGTTCCGGGTACTCCTGCGGATGGAGATCAACCCGGGCCTCGAGGCGGACTTCGAGAAGGCCTGGCGCGGCAGCACCGAGGCGGTCACCGGCCACCCCGCCTGCCTGGGCCAGTGGCTGTCCAAGGACACCGCCGAGGAGAGCGTCTACTTCATCGTCAGCGACTGGACCGACGAGCCCGGCTTCCGCGAGTTCGAGTCCAGCGAGGCCCACCTCGCCCACCGCGAACGGCTCCACCCCTACCGCGGCAAGGGCTCGTTCAACACCATGCAGGTGGTCGCGCACATCCAGGGCAAGGCCTCCGCGCATGCCGCGTGAGGTACGGGTCCTGGTCCACCAGGCGGCCCACGACGACGAGCAGCTGGAGGCGGTACGCGCCGCGTACCACCTGGTCAGCAAGCGACTGGCGGAAGTGCCCGGCATGCTCGGCAACGAGCTGCTGCGCTCACCGCTGGACCCCACCTCGCTCGTCGTCGTGAGCCGCTGGGCCGATCTGGCCGCGTTCCGGCGTTGGGAAGAGGGCGCCGGACACCGCGAGGACACGGCACCTCTGCGCCCGTACCGCGACTCCCGGCTCGCCGTGCCGTTCGGCATCTACGAGGTAGAGGCGGCCTACTGAAGGGCTAGTAAGAGATGACCACCACGGTTCAACCCGCAGCCAACGCCACCGCCGGCGAGCAGGTGGCATGGGTCTCCTGCTCCGGCTGCCGCTCACTGGTCTACGGCAAGCGCTACGCGCGTCTGCTGCGGGTCTGCCCGGAGTGCGGGGCGCACGCCAGGCTCGACGCACCCAGCCGTATCGCGCAGCTCTTCGACTCGAGCAGCACACAGACGGTGCCCGTACCGGCCACCCAGCTCAACCCACTGGACTTCGTCGACCAACAGCCGTACGCGGAAAGGCTGCAGCAGGCCAGGGCCCGTACCGGGCAGCAGGACGCCGTGCTGGTGGTCCGCGGCCGGATCGACGGACGGCCGCTCGTCGCCGCCGTCATGGACTTCCGCTTCTTCGGAGGCAGTCTGGGGGTGGCGGCGGGTGAGGCGATCACCACGGCCGCCGAGACCGCGCTGAAGGACCGGGTGCCGCTGCTGATCGTCACCGCGTCCGGCGGAGCGCGCATGCAGGAGGGCGCGCTCTCCCTGATGCAGATGGCCAAGACGAGCAATGCGCTGGCCGAGCTGGACGAGGCCGGACTGCTCACCGTCACTCTGGTCACCGACCCGACGTACGGCGGGGTAGCCGCCTCCTTCGCGACGCTGTCCGACGTGGTGGTCGCGGAACCGGGCGCCCGGATGGGCTTCGCCGGACCGCGGGTCATCGAGCAGACCATCGGACAGCAGCTTCCCGCAGGCTTCCAGACCGCCGAATTCCTCCTGGAACACGGCCTGGTGGACGATGTCTGGCCGCGTACCGAACTGCGCGCGCGGCTCAGCAGACTGCTTGCCGTGGCCGAGGAGCCGGGCCCCGACTGGGGCGCAGGCGAGGAGGACCCGGTGGTCCGCGACAGCCAGCTCCTGGACCAGCTCCCGGCCTGGGACTGCGTCCAGCTGGCCCGTGAGGCCGGCCGGCCCACGGCGCTCGAGCACATCGGCTACTGGCTGGACGGCTTTGTCGAGCTGCACGGCGACCGGGCGGGCGAGGAGTGCCCGGCGATCGTCGGCGGCCTCGGCCGCCTCGACGGACTGCCCGTCATGGTGATCGGCCATCAGAAGGGTCACACCACGGCCGAACTCGTCAGCCGCAACTTCGGTATGCCCTCACCGGCCGGATACCGCAAGACCGCCCGGCTGATGCGGCTCGCCGCCAAGCTGGGCATTCCTGTGGTGACCCTGATCGACACCCCTGGCGCCTATCCGGGCCTCACCGCCGAGGAGAAGGGCCAGTCCAACGCCATAGCGGAGAACCTGCGGCTGATGGGCTCGCTGTCCGTGCCGGTGGTGGCCGTGGTGACCGGCGAGGGCGGCAGCGGCGGAGCGCTCGCGCTCGGCGTGGCCGACCGGGTGCTGATGTGCGCCAACGCCACCTACTCGGTGATCAGCCCGGAGGGCTGTGCGGCGATCCTCTGGAAGAACGCGGCCGAAGCGGCGGTGGCTGCTGACGAACTCGCCCTGGACGCCGCCTCGTTGCTGCGCCTCGGCGTGGTCGACGGAGTGATCCCGGAGCCCGAGGGCGGCGGCCACAAGGACACCACCGCGATGAGCGACGCCGTGCGCCGCGCGGCCGTCGTCGCGCTCCGCGAGCTGCGCGGCGTCACCGCGTCACCGGCTTCGCGCCGACGGCGCTTCCGGGCCTTCGGACTGGCCCACGACCTGGAATCACGGACGTGACCAGGCCCCACGGCAACGGTACATACGACGGCAGATACGACGGCAGGTTCTACGGAGAGATACCGATGAGCGAAGTGACCAAGGAGAGCCTCGGCACCACTAGGACCGGCGATCCGCTCGCCGGTCTGGACTACGACACCAGCGCGCTGGCTCTCACCGATATCTGCCGCAGCATCGCGGACGTCGTACGAGTCGGCACCAGCCACCCGCGCCGGGTCCGGGTGGCCCTGGGTGCGGCCAGCATCGAGGTGGAGTGGGAGGAGGGGCAGGCACCCACCGCCCGCGAGCCCGCCGCCGCGCCGGCCAACGATGAGGAGTCGGTCGACGGATACCACGAGTGCGCGCCGCTGGTCGGCACGTTCTATATCGCACCCTCACCCGGCTCCCCGCCCTTCGTCCGCCCCGGCGACCGTGTCGAGGTGGGCCAGCAACTCGGCATCATCGAGGCGATGAAGCTGATGAACCCGCTCGAGGCCACCAGGGCGGGACGGGTGGTCGAGGTGCTCGTCGACGACGGCACCTCGGTCGAGTACGGACAGCCACTGGTGCTCCTCGACCCCGAGGACGCCGTGAGCCCGGCCGGAGAGGGATGACCATGGCCTTCGACACGATCCTGATCGCCAACCGGGGCGAGATCGCGCTGCGGGTGATCAGGACCTGCAAGGAGATGGGCATCCGAACCGTCGCGGTGCACTCCACCGCCGACAAGGACAGCGCACACGTACGGGCCGCCGACATCGCGGTGCAGATCGGCCCCGGTATGCCGCGCAAGAGCTACCTCTCCGCGCCCGCGGTGATCGAGGCCGCGCTGCGCACCGGGGCCGACGCCGTCCACCCCGGCTACGGCTTCCTCTCCGAGGACCCCGACTTCGCCGAGATCTGCGCCGACAACGGACTGGTATTCATCGGCCCGCCGCCTCAAGTGCTCTCCCGCCTCGGGGACAAGGCCGTGGCCAGGGCGCTGATGACGGACGCGGGACTGCCCGTACTGCCGGGCAGCCCCGGCACGGTGGACAGCGCCGCCGAAGCGACCGACCTCGCCGGCCGGATCGGCTTCCCGCTGATCATCAAGGCCGCGGCGGGCGGCGGCGGGCGCGGAATGACCGTGGTACGCCAGCAGAGCGAACTGCTTCCCGCCTACCGCCAGACCCGCGCCACCGCGCAGGCCGTGTTCGGCGACAACCGGGTCTACCTGGAGCGCTTCTGCGACAGCGCACGCCATATCGAGGTCCAGGTACTCGCGGACGGCCATGGCACGGTTCTGCACCTCGGCGAACGCGACTGCTCTGTGCAGCGCAGGCACCAGAAGCTCATCGAGGAGAGTCCGGGACCCGGCCTGCACAAGGAACTCACGGCAGCGATGGCGCGTGCCGCGGTGCGCGGCGCCCGGGCGGTCGGTTACACCGGCGCGGGCACCTTCGAATTCCTCGTCCACGACGAGGGCTTCTCCTTCATGGAGATGAACTGCCGTATCCAGGTGGAACATCCGGTGACCGAGGCGGTGTTCGGGGTCGATCTCGTACGCGAACAGATCCGCGTCGCAGCGGGGGAGAGCCTCGGCTTCTGCCAGGAGGACCTCGCCCCGCGCGGCGCCGCCGTCGAATGCCGGGTCAACGCCGAGGACCCGGCCCGCAACTTCGCGCCCTGTCCCGGCACGCTGGAGGAGTTCGTGCCGCCCGGCGGCCCCTTCGTGAGGGTGGACACCCACGGCTACGCGGGCTGGCGGGTGCCCTCGCAGTACGACTCGCTGCTCGCCAAGGTGATCACCTGGGCGCCCCAGCGGGACCAGGCGCTGGACCGGATGGACCGGGCGCTGGCCGAGTTCCGCATCGCCGGCCCCGGGGTGCACACCACCATCCCGCTGCTGCGGGAGGTCATCGCCGACCCGGTGTTCCGGGACGGCAAGCACGACACCTCGTTCCTCGACACCCGGCCCTGACACCGGGACGCCCGCGGGCCCTGACAGCGTGCTGTCAGGGCCCGCGGGCGTCGTGCGTCGGGACTCGTCGGCGGTCGAGTCTCACCAGCCGACGACGGTGTCCCGGCGGAAGAGAACCCCTGAAGGACCGTCGTCGGGGAGCGTCGCCGCACGGGCGACGGCTTCGGCCGCGGCCTCGGGGGACTGTGCGGCCTCCGGCCGCATACGGGTGCGTACGAGCCCGGGGTTGACCGCGTTGACCAGGACGCCCGAGCCCTCCGTCTCCTTGGCCAGCATGACGGTGAGGGCGTTCAGCGAGGCCTTGGAGACCGAGTACGCGGGGCACTGCGCGGCGATGCCGATGGTGAACGTGCCGGTGCCGCTGGAGACATTGACGACCCGGCCCCAGCCGCGCCGCACCATCGCGGGCACAAACGCCTGCGCGACACGCCAGGACCCCAGCAGATTCACTTCCAGGGTCCGCTCCACCAGATTGAGCGGGATCGCGGAGGGCGTATTGCCCCAGTCCAGCTGTACGCCCGCGTTGTTGACCAGGATGTCGACAGCTCCCGTTCCGGCGGCGGCGCGTGCCACGGAGTCCGGGTCGGTGATGTCCAGGGCGACGCCGGACGCGCCGTCGCCCAGAGCGGCGGCGGTCTTGCGGGCCGCCTCCTCGTCACGCGCGGCGACGACGACGCGATGGCCCTGAGCGTGCATCAGGGCCGCGACCGCCAGGCCCAGTCCTCGATTGCCGCCGGTCACCAGCACGGTGCGGGGAACAGTAGCCATGACAGGTGCCTTTCCGGGGTTGGGACGACGAAGGGAGGGCCCGGCACCCCGGACAGGGGTGCCGGCCCTCCCACGTACCAGCTGGGGCGATCAGGTGGTACGGGAGAGCAACTGGCCCACTGCGGCGGCCAGTTCACCTTGCGGATCGGCGACGGAGCCCGCCGAGCGCCAGGCGACGAACCCGTCGGGGCGGACCAGGACGGCGCCGCCCGCCTCGATGCCGTACGTCTTGGCCACCCCGTTCCCCGGTGCGACGATCCCGGCCCCGGCACCGCCGATCCGGTGCGCGGTGAGCGTGACGCCGAGGTCGTCGGCGACGGCCTTCGCCGCATCCACCCATGCCTGGCCGCCCTCGGCCGTGATGACCACCGGAGTCCGGCCGTACAGATCGAGCACGGAGATGCTCTTCCCGTCGCGCTCCAGCTCCAGATGCGGGGCCCGCGTGCCCGGCTCCCCACTGAGCTGCTGCGGCGACACGGGCGGGCCGGGGCTGTAGCGGTAGCCGAACACCGTGGTGCCGTAGGCGTCCGCCTGGTCCTGGCCCTCCCCCTCGTCGCCCGTACGCTCCTGCATCATTCCCAGGGCCTGCTGGAGCGTCATCCAGGCGACCGGATGGCGCTCCGCCTGGTACGTGTCGAGCAGCTCGGGACCGGCCTCACCGTCGAGGACCGCCGCGAGCTTCCAGGCGAGGTTGTTCGCGTCCTGGATGCCCAGGCTGGCCCCGAACCCGCCGGTGGGCGGCACCAGATGGGCCGCGTCACCGACCAGGAAGACCCGGCCCTGACGGTAGTCGCGGGCCACCTGCGCGCCGATGACGAAGCTGAGCCACTTCGCCCCGCCGGCCGGCAGCTGCGCAATGATCCCGACCTCGAGATCGGGTTCTCCGATCGCGGCCCGCACCAGCTCGACGGCCTTCTCCTCGGTGATGTCGTCGAGGGTGTCCCCGGGCGGCATCCCGGTGGCGAAGATCCACCGCTTCCTGCCGTCGTGCGCGAACAGGATTGTCGACGGCGCGGGCTTGTCGAGGTAGCAGACCCCGACGGGACGGCCCCTGGCTGCCTTGCTCAGATCGGCCTCGAAGAGCACCGACACGGTGGTGGCGAACTCGCCCGGCCCGTCGGACTCGATGCCCAGCGTGTTACGGATCGGGCTGCGGCTGCCGTCCGCCGCCACCAGGTACTTGGCACGGACCGTGCGCTCGGCCCCCGTGCCGGTGTCCTTCAGGACGGCGGTGACGCCGCTGTCGTCCTGCTCGAAGGAGACCAGCTCGGTGGAGAACGCCAGCTCCGCGCCGAGTTCCCCGGCGCGCTCGCGCAGCAGATGCTCCAGCCGGTCCTGGTCGATCGGCGCCCACTCGCAGGGGCTGACCGAACCGCTCGGGTCGGGCTGGTCGGTCGGACCGCTGAAGATCTCCTGTCCCGCCAGGGTCTCGGCACGGATCATCAGCAGCTTGCTGAAGTCCGTTGCGAGGCTAGCCTCCGACCACAACCGGTCCTCGAGCCCGACCTGCCGGTACAGCTCGACCGTACGCGGATTGACACCACGCGAACGCGGGTGGCTGAGGGTGTCCGGGTGCCGCTCGACCACCAGCGAACGTATCCCGTGCCAGCCGAGGAAGACCGCGGTCGACAATCCGGTCACCGCACCTCCGACGACGAGGACCGGGACCTCCTCAGGGGTCTTGCTCATTGACGGATTCCTTTCCTCGGGGCGTTCAGCCGACCGGACCGCGTTCACGCGGCCTTGCGGCAGACGACGACCGTGTCGTAGTCGCTGAGCGGGGAGACCTCGGTCGATGCGAAGCCGGCGTTCTTGGCGTGCGCGAGGAGTTCGGAGGTCGGGTACTCGGAGCCACCGTCGGTGACGAGCAGCATGTCCAGGCTGATCACCAGGTTCTCGACGTGGTCGGGCTCGTCGTCGAGCATCCGGTCGTAGACGATCAGCGCACCGCCCGGGTTCACCGCCTCGAACGCCTTGGCCACCAGCTCACCGCGCTGCTTCTCGTCCCAGTCGTGCAGGACGTGGCCCATGGTCACCACGTCCGCCTTCACGGGCAGCGGGTCGGTGAAGAAGCTGCCGCCGTGGAAGTGGACCTTGCCGGTCAGGCCGTAGCTCTCCACGTGCTCGTCGAACAGCGGCTCCATCGGGGGCAGGTCGAAGACATGGCCCTCCAGGTGCGGCTGGTTCTTCACGATGATCGAGCAGAGGTTGCCACGGGCGCCGCCCACGTCGAGCACCGACTTGGAGCCGGACCAGTCGAACTTGCCGACCAGCTCGGGACCGACGACATGCGTGAGGGCGTCCATCATGTGCACGAACTGCTTGAGGATGTGGGGGTTCTCGACGACCACGTCGAAGTGGCTGCCGGACTGCTGCTCACCGGTGCGCAGCGCCTCGCCGAGCCGGCCCCAGGCCGGGTACAGGTTGCGGTTGGAGCGCTCCAGGAAGCCGCCCACCCAGGTGCGCTCGCCGCGCACCAGGTAGGTGTCCGCGCCCTTGGCGTTGCGGTACCCGCCGTCCGCACGCTCCAGCAGGCCCAGCGACGTCAGCAGGTTCAGCCAGTCGCTCAGGCCCCGCCCGTGCAGTCCGAGCTCCTTGCGGATCTCCTCCTCGGTGGAGGCCCCCTTCGTGTGCAGCGTGGTGAACAGATCCAGTTCGACTGCGGTCAGCAGCGCCTTGGC
This window contains:
- a CDS encoding ketosynthase chain-length factor, giving the protein MSAATAQAPVITGLGVVAPTGLSAEAHWTAVLGGTPAIGRISRFDPSAYPVRLAGEVPDFVTKEQVPSRLIAQTDRWTHLGLSAAEAAIADAEVNPAELPEYELAVVTSSSSGGTEFGQHEMENLYQHNPEWVGAYQSIAWFYAATTGQVSIRHGLRGPCGVICCEQAGGLDAIGQARRLIRTGSRLVVTGGTDASLCPYGLTAQLSTGNLSTVQDPARAYLPFDTEASGYLPGEGGAMLIVESAEAAEARGAQKIYGRVLGYAAGFDPPPGSERPPSLRRTIAAALADAQLEPGAVDVVFADAVGVPAEDLAEAEALAEIFGGRGVPVTAPKTLTGRLYGGGAPLDVATALLSLRDQVIPHTVGPTAVAPGHEIDLVLGEPRHQELRTVLVVARGHGGFNAALVLGRAD
- a CDS encoding SRPBCC family protein; protein product: MAGHTDNSIVIDAPMGLVWDLTNDLKSWPQLFSEYASVEVLEEEGKEITFRLTMHPDEDGNVWSWVSKRIPDPETRTVQAFRVETGPFEFMRLYWEYTQEDAGVRMRWVQDFHMKPEAPASDAGMTEHLNRNTGVQMNLIKQKVEAEAARRTTAG
- a CDS encoding DUF1772 domain-containing protein, with protein sequence MIALLVPLVVLVNGLAAGVLLGTQLGGWPLLAALPADRYVHAHSFFATRYDPAMPLCLLGTLIGDVVLALIAPGQAVRALFITGAVLAAATVTISLTKNVPVNKWVQTLDPDNLPDDFEANDPRWNWGAWNQRRSVLTVLALLANCCALALLL
- a CDS encoding SDR family NAD(P)-dependent oxidoreductase, giving the protein MDLGLAGKKALVTGGTRGVGRGIVRALAQAGVDVLTCYQNSSDAVTSLEKELKETGGDHHVVKADVADPADVTALLAQAKAHYGRLDLVVNNAGAISHIPYAELPFDEWRRIIDTNITGSHLVIQNALPLLRRGSSVVTIGSKAVEAGIPLRSHYTTTKAAIVGLNRSLAKEFGSKGIRFNVVALGVIETENLHKMPAEQQKLMIERYSAKTALGRLGTPEEVAGAILWLASDLSRYVTGATIGVDGGIS
- a CDS encoding antibiotic biosynthesis monooxygenase family protein — encoded protein: MTNGNSNGNSNGNSNRNSSGNEGAFRVLLRMEINPGLEADFEKAWRGSTEAVTGHPACLGQWLSKDTAEESVYFIVSDWTDEPGFREFESSEAHLAHRERLHPYRGKGSFNTMQVVAHIQGKASAHAA
- a CDS encoding antibiotic biosynthesis monooxygenase family protein translates to MPREVRVLVHQAAHDDEQLEAVRAAYHLVSKRLAEVPGMLGNELLRSPLDPTSLVVVSRWADLAAFRRWEEGAGHREDTAPLRPYRDSRLAVPFGIYEVEAAY
- the accA gene encoding acetyl-CoA carboxylase carboxyl transferase subunit alpha is translated as MTTTVQPAANATAGEQVAWVSCSGCRSLVYGKRYARLLRVCPECGAHARLDAPSRIAQLFDSSSTQTVPVPATQLNPLDFVDQQPYAERLQQARARTGQQDAVLVVRGRIDGRPLVAAVMDFRFFGGSLGVAAGEAITTAAETALKDRVPLLIVTASGGARMQEGALSLMQMAKTSNALAELDEAGLLTVTLVTDPTYGGVAASFATLSDVVVAEPGARMGFAGPRVIEQTIGQQLPAGFQTAEFLLEHGLVDDVWPRTELRARLSRLLAVAEEPGPDWGAGEEDPVVRDSQLLDQLPAWDCVQLAREAGRPTALEHIGYWLDGFVELHGDRAGEECPAIVGGLGRLDGLPVMVIGHQKGHTTAELVSRNFGMPSPAGYRKTARLMRLAAKLGIPVVTLIDTPGAYPGLTAEEKGQSNAIAENLRLMGSLSVPVVAVVTGEGGSGGALALGVADRVLMCANATYSVISPEGCAAILWKNAAEAAVAADELALDAASLLRLGVVDGVIPEPEGGGHKDTTAMSDAVRRAAVVALRELRGVTASPASRRRRFRAFGLAHDLESRT
- a CDS encoding acetyl-CoA carboxylase biotin carboxyl carrier protein, whose amino-acid sequence is MTRPHGNGTYDGRYDGRFYGEIPMSEVTKESLGTTRTGDPLAGLDYDTSALALTDICRSIADVVRVGTSHPRRVRVALGAASIEVEWEEGQAPTAREPAAAPANDEESVDGYHECAPLVGTFYIAPSPGSPPFVRPGDRVEVGQQLGIIEAMKLMNPLEATRAGRVVEVLVDDGTSVEYGQPLVLLDPEDAVSPAGEG
- a CDS encoding acetyl-CoA carboxylase biotin carboxylase subunit, which encodes MTMAFDTILIANRGEIALRVIRTCKEMGIRTVAVHSTADKDSAHVRAADIAVQIGPGMPRKSYLSAPAVIEAALRTGADAVHPGYGFLSEDPDFAEICADNGLVFIGPPPQVLSRLGDKAVARALMTDAGLPVLPGSPGTVDSAAEATDLAGRIGFPLIIKAAAGGGGRGMTVVRQQSELLPAYRQTRATAQAVFGDNRVYLERFCDSARHIEVQVLADGHGTVLHLGERDCSVQRRHQKLIEESPGPGLHKELTAAMARAAVRGARAVGYTGAGTFEFLVHDEGFSFMEMNCRIQVEHPVTEAVFGVDLVREQIRVAAGESLGFCQEDLAPRGAAVECRVNAEDPARNFAPCPGTLEEFVPPGGPFVRVDTHGYAGWRVPSQYDSLLAKVITWAPQRDQALDRMDRALAEFRIAGPGVHTTIPLLREVIADPVFRDGKHDTSFLDTRP
- a CDS encoding SDR family NAD(P)-dependent oxidoreductase, producing the protein MATVPRTVLVTGGNRGLGLAVAALMHAQGHRVVVAARDEEAARKTAAALGDGASGVALDITDPDSVARAAAGTGAVDILVNNAGVQLDWGNTPSAIPLNLVERTLEVNLLGSWRVAQAFVPAMVRRGWGRVVNVSSGTGTFTIGIAAQCPAYSVSKASLNALTVMLAKETEGSGVLVNAVNPGLVRTRMRPEAAQSPEAAAEAVARAATLPDDGPSGVLFRRDTVVGW
- a CDS encoding FAD-dependent monooxygenase codes for the protein MSKTPEEVPVLVVGGAVTGLSTAVFLGWHGIRSLVVERHPDTLSHPRSRGVNPRTVELYRQVGLEDRLWSEASLATDFSKLLMIRAETLAGQEIFSGPTDQPDPSGSVSPCEWAPIDQDRLEHLLRERAGELGAELAFSTELVSFEQDDSGVTAVLKDTGTGAERTVRAKYLVAADGSRSPIRNTLGIESDGPGEFATTVSVLFEADLSKAARGRPVGVCYLDKPAPSTILFAHDGRKRWIFATGMPPGDTLDDITEEKAVELVRAAIGEPDLEVGIIAQLPAGGAKWLSFVIGAQVARDYRQGRVFLVGDAAHLVPPTGGFGASLGIQDANNLAWKLAAVLDGEAGPELLDTYQAERHPVAWMTLQQALGMMQERTGDEGEGQDQADAYGTTVFGYRYSPGPPVSPQQLSGEPGTRAPHLELERDGKSISVLDLYGRTPVVITAEGGQAWVDAAKAVADDLGVTLTAHRIGGAGAGIVAPGNGVAKTYGIEAGGAVLVRPDGFVAWRSAGSVADPQGELAAAVGQLLSRTT
- a CDS encoding methyltransferase codes for the protein MTQTSPDVSTSAGIIRLSNAFCDAKALLTAVELDLFTTLHTKGASTEEEIRKELGLHGRGLSDWLNLLTSLGLLERADGGYRNAKGADTYLVRGERTWVGGFLERSNRNLYPAWGRLGEALRTGEQQSGSHFDVVVENPHILKQFVHMMDALTHVVGPELVGKFDWSGSKSVLDVGGARGNLCSIIVKNQPHLEGHVFDLPPMEPLFDEHVESYGLTGKVHFHGGSFFTDPLPVKADVVTMGHVLHDWDEKQRGELVAKAFEAVNPGGALIVYDRMLDDEPDHVENLVISLDMLLVTDGGSEYPTSELLAHAKNAGFASTEVSPLSDYDTVVVCRKAA